CATCCAATGGCTCTTGTGTTTTCTGACACTCCCAATATTACCTGATTTTGGGGATACCTGCTTAACCGGCACTGTTCACTGGCAGCCACTCTGTAACACTGATTACACACCGACCGGGTCGATGGGTTTGTTTTGATGCCAAGAATGAACCAGATGGGGGGTGcgggttgtgcctccggcggctggggctccgccccagaccccgcggctcctctcgctgcgctcgagtcgttgcttgGGCGGTGCCAGCAAGTAGCCAGAGGTTTGTTGCTTGGAGATGGGTCAATGGGTCGAGTATTTCGGCTGCTGGCAGGGGCAATGTCTGTGTCCCGGAGCTGGTCCCTGCGTCGTACCGACAACCAACGGGCATCTGAACTCTATATCGATCGGACGTGGATATGCACGTGGGGCGTTGGCATGTCGGCGACGACCGTAAACAATCCTCGACTGAGGCGTTTGAACCGTGGCTGTTATGATTCATATGGGTCTGTCTCGGCCGGGCCCGTCTGTCGCTCGTCTAGGGCTGGATTACCTGACAATCCGGCCAATGGTCAGTCCATATTTTTTGCTTTCTCGGTTGGTTTGGCACCAGGAAAGCTGTAGATTCCTGCCAATCCATCGCTAACTCTTCCGTTTCTCGGTAAGCCAAATCGCCCAtccaactgaaaaaaaaaacatccAGCCCAAACCGCAGTCTGCCCCTCAgccgacgcccgactcgagcgaagcgagaggagcagcggggtctggggcggagccccagccgccggaggcacaacccccgCCAGAAACCTGCCAGACGGCCCGTCCGTGGCGGCCGGCGTAACCGCCGATGAGCCCGTATTCGCTTAATATAAACTCCCAATGCCCTCCTACGGCCAGTTGGAACCTGCAGCGTAGAGTTGTTCGGCCGCCGTAGCAGCTgacctgctgctggcgctgctgctggaggcACCGCTTACCGCTGCCGCTGGGGCGCTGTTTGCGGACATTACGCAGGTCATTTGGGTGCAGCATTTTTGGCGGGTTGTTATCCCGCATCTGCCGGGGCCCCCGCCGGCGGCCTGCCTCCACACAAGCAGGCCATTTATCCAGCCCGCCGGGGGCTGCCGGGGGAGAGTCTCCGGACGACACCCCCACGATGTGCGGCAGCTGGATTATTGAGAGGAGGAGGGCGCTGCTGCAGGCATCCGACGTCAATTTTTTGTCCGCAACTCAAACATACACAGATAAACATACCGCACACGCCGTGTTCCGATAACACACATACATACCAAgcaggctgctgctgaccgGTTAATCAAATATCGCTCTCGAACGAGATTAACTTTAAAGGCAGTACACAAAGTTCGGTcacaataaaaacaaacacCGCTATTTTTGTCAGGTCACAAACCACCggatcttttttttttttttagtttaTGGCTGGTTGATTTTGTATGTaagttgttattgttgttattatttGATTGTGGCTTTCTGTGGTTGTTATAACTTTCATTTTCTCCGAATCTAACCAGTCAAGTTACCTGCTGATACATAATTCTCCTCGCCTGTTGTCCGTCCGTCCGctctattattattgttctCTGTGCGATTATTACTACATTCTTGTGCACCTACGGTTATTTCTACAACAGTGCCAATTAAAACTAGTTCTACAAGTGTATGGAATCTTAACCCTGGCAGTGGCTACGACTGGGGGGTATTCGCtctttatattttcatACGACTTTGATTTGGACTGGTTCTAGTTTCTTGGGTtaatttttggtttggtttggtttaGTTGGGTTTAGTTTattggtttttgtttggttcTGTTTAgtttttctggttttgtttttggagAAGGTCAGCTCACGGTTAAAGTTGAGTTTTTGGTTCTGGAATTGTGTATTCTAGAGTGaatttttggtttattttcGGTATATTCAGGCTTACAAGagtaatttattttcactcGTTAGACTAGGTTTCTGTGATACCTGTTGTGGACTTATAGTAGTGAGAAGTGTGCTGGTTTTTGGTATTATAATCCGAATCgctttttgtttgttttgattcCTGATTTGGCATTTTGCTTACTATCTGCTATTGATTGCTGACTGTTTAATCAGTTATTATAATTCCTTGGTACGATTTCTGTGATTTCCGTTTCCTGAAATATTCTGTAGCATCTTGATCTAGCAAGGTCGTGGTGCTAGACTTTGGTTCCGGTTGTTTCGTGATTATTCGCGTTTGATGAATAATGCAATATAATCCTCCAACGAATCATGAACCAAAGACTAACTTGCAAATGATGAATTCCAATACTCATAGCAGCCAATACGGCAACATGATGGACGCTTCAAATACCGCCGCCTCGTTCGCAGGGTTTGCCCAGTTGGGCactcagcaacagcaacaaccgGATCCGTTTGATATTCTATGCCCTCCAACGCCTAATCAACCACCTCCAGATATTCATCGTATTGAAATGCTGGAGAAACAGATTTCCAACTTCCGTGACACTCCATTTATCGCATCTGCTGTATACAGTCCAAACATGGCAGGGCCAACAGGAGGTCTTGTTCCAGATCTCGATATGGTCAATCATACCATGATCACCCCAACTATGAACAGTGGCAGTGAGTTTGAagatttctcttttcttcaacagccTGATGTCAACTTTAAAGCCATCAACTCGCTGTATGCTACAGCCTATGACTCTCCTTTACTTATGAACAACGGTTTCGACAATCAAACCCACGCCGCCCTCCGAAAGCAGCAATATATCAATAGTGGTATACCTTCACAGGCTGCTGGAGGGTATCCATCTCAACAACCACCGCAtccacaacagcagcagcagcagcagctacagCAACACGAGCTTGAACTCAGACTCCATGAGCAGCatcgtcagcagcaacttctacagcagcagcagcttcaacaacagcgTCGACAGCTTCAAGCTAAGCAACtgcagcaacaacagcagatgACTCTTCAAGAGCGACAGAGACAGCAGCTTTtgaagcaacagcaacagcatgtacaagaacaacaacagcagttaGCACAACAGCGGTTGTTAGAGTTGCAGTtgcagcaacaacagcaatatcTCACTCAGCAAGAAATCACTAGGGCAAaatcacaacaacagcaacaacagcagcatgaACAACAGATGCTGCTCCAACGTCAGCAGTATCAAAAGGAGAAGATCCACAAAGAGTATCAGAGACTTCAACAGGAGCGAAAACAAAAAGcccatcaacaacaacagctacaactgcagcagcagcaacagcagcaacagcagcaacaacagcaaactGTTAGACAACATCCACACTCTCACTCCCTGCCTCATCAGCCTCCTCCTCAATCAATGCTTCTGACACCTGATTTAGACCACCCTCAAACACATACTACACCTGCAACTGTCAAGTACCATAGtcaaccacaaccacaaccactCCCACAATCTCATACAAGACCACAACcgcaacagcagcatccacagcaacaacagcaacaacagcagcagcaacaacaacaacaacaacagcaacaacagcagtataAACACTTCCCCAGTAAACCAACACCTCCACCTATGCCACCACCAATCTCAGCTCCAACACCAAGCTATGCTCGTACTTCGCCAGAATTTGCCTCGAAATCGACTTTTTCAGTGGTTCCTgctcatcatcaacaaactccGAATCCCAATTCATTGCCGTCTCCTAAAGCACCTGCTGCAATGCCCAAAGCTAAACCAATTGTTTTTTCCAACATGACTCCTgcacaaatcaaaaacaacatGATTCAGAAGCCATCActgaagaaaaaacagTCGAAAAAGAACTTGAGAGACAAGAGCATTATGATCGAAAGAGCGGCTGAATCTTCTACGGCTGAGATACCTGCTGTTCCACCAGTtccatcttcttcttctggtccAATGACTGATTACCAATCAAGTGCCGATTCGAGATTGCCTCCTCATACCCCTCATAAGACCGAAATTCAGACATCgtcaccaacaacaattcTTATGACGGAAAAAGCGACTGCTGTGCGCGGTAGAGAGTCCGGTTCTATTTCGTCGCCGACTCCTGCCAGTCGTCTACACTCTGGCGCTATCCTGGTCCATGAGGCATCGCAATCGAGTCCAGCACGAGGTATTTTCATCACTCAGGACCATACAACCCCTGTTACTGCAGACACAGACTTGGCTGCTCCACCCGGTCTTCCAAAAACAGCTCAGAGAGCTGTTTCTAAAGTGACGCCGGAAATGTCTTCAGCCATGTCTCAGTTCAAAGTAGTTCTCAGCTCTGACGAGGCAAACAGTCCGAAAAGTGCCGGTATTGGCAAGTCGAGCcttcagcaacagcagcaaccggTGCAGtcacagcaacagcagcagtctgTTTTCATGTCTAACCCACCGAGCCGTCGTAGCAGCAGTGCTCTTAGCACTCAAATGCCGTCTCCAATACCTCACAAGAAACAGTTTCAACAACTTATTAAAGAATCATCGTGGACTACTGCTGAAAGTGCTAGGACTCTAGGTTCTCCACTTAACATTCGTCCCGAGTCTGAGCTTTCAGCtatttctgattctgacaGGTCGAGTGCTGATATTTTATCTGAGTCTGCCGCCGCACCAGTATCAATGTCAATAACTGCAGAAGCTCACGACACTTTGCCTCTTGGTTCACAAGCATCTCAGTCCCAGCCTCAATCCTCGCTGCCCTTGGACGAATTCGCATACTTGGACACCTCATGGATGGAATCCGTAGCCAAGTCATATGCCTGGGACCCGCTAATCGAAGCAAGAAAGCTGGTTGACGACGACTCGAGCTCCTCCCAGTAACCTCcccatatttattttgcaTATTGGTAACCCCTCGATTGCTTGTATTTTTACGCTGTAATTTTAATGAATGAGTACTCTAACTTGTGTGATGctctctgcctccggcggctggggctccgccccagaccccgctgctcctctcgctccgctcgagtcgtttcagGTGACAGTGCCCgtaatctcctgcgaagcaggagcaaccagggtcgggggcggagccccagccgccggaggcacaccacCCCTCTCGGACCTCGTGGATCGTCTCGCTTCGCTTGAGTCGAATCAGGGGGTTTCCAACTCTAATGGGGATGAGCTGAGAGTGTTTCGCGTTCTGAAGCAAAATATGGCATTCCGAATCCTCCCCGCCCCCCGAAATGTGCCCGCCAACGTGTTGGCAACGTATGAACCCTGTTTGGTCAATTAGACGCTGGGTTGTCTAAGAGTCGGTGTTTATCGATTCTAGATACCGATGGTAGATtatgcaagataacgaTCGACATGCGGACGGAGGTATTTCGGTTGCAAATCAACAATACCCCGCATTTAGGTGGGGGCACTTTCTCGGAGCGAAACACCGGCCAAGTCGAACCGCTTTAAATTGACTTCATGACTTTCTTTAACCTCTTGATCTGTAGCACTCATGTTACTGTATTCAAGTATTAGAAACTTTGTTGCTGGACGCAGTTTATCAACCGTTGCCAGAGTGCAATGCGTTGCTCAAAGAACTGCAAGATCTCGAAGAAATGTCGCTAACAGATACCGAAATTTCACCTCGTCAAGTTCAAGATATCGATTTATAAGTGAAGAGTTAAGTCATGTAACTGGTCCTACAGAACCTCCCCTGTCTTCACATACTATAGGTAGTTTGGTGGAAGAAACAGCCAAGAATTACGGTCACTTGAATGCCGTTATTTCTATGCATCAAAATGTGGAACTCACTTATAGCGAGTTAGACCGTCTTTCATCTATAGTCGCGACCAATCTGGCTGAAAAGTACggtatcaagaagaatGACAGAGTATCTGTTTGTGCTGGTAATATCTGGGAATATCCAGTTCTTCAGATTGGATTGGCTAAATTAGGTGCCATTATGATTCCGCTGAATCCGGCCTTTACTCATGGCCAGTTCCATGCTGGCATGGAAGGAAGTGGTTCAAAGGTATTGATTATTCAATCTCATCTTCATAGAGGCAGGCGGAAGCCGGCGAGGGATATGGAACCTCTTATACAAGAGATTCTGTCCAAGAAGAACTCTCCTGACATTGAAGCCATATTCGTTATTCCTCCAACGTCATCTACCCCAGAAGGAAACGCTATTAAAGGTGATGCTCTTTCTAAGCTATCTGCAAAGCATACTTCCGAATTCAAGTTTCATCGTGGTACCATCCCGTTTTCAAATCTTCTAGAGGACATTACACCCAAAGAATATGATACCGACTGTCAGGATACCATCAACATGCAATTTACATCCGGAACTACTTCAGCTCCTAAAATCACCTCATTGTCTCATTATAACCTGGTCAACAATGGACGTTTCATTGGTAATCGAATGGGATTGTCTGCTACCCAGTCTCACCATCCTACGGGCCAGGATCATATGTGTATCCCGGTGCCCATGTTTCATTGTTTCGGACTAGTTTTGTCAAATTTATGTGCATGGTCTACGGGATCTTGTCTAGTATACCCTTCAGACGCATTTGATCCCATTGCATCTCTAACTTCAGTACGCAAATACTCGTGCACTACTTTACATGGCGTTCCTACTATGTTTGCTGCCCAATTAGACCTGAATGATGGCCAACAAAGAGGGTACGAGTATCTTCGTACTGGAATTGCTGCTGGGTCCTCTGTACCAATTGAAATCATGAAGAGACTCTCCCAAGAGCTTCATCTTAATGAACTGACTATCTGTTATGGCATGACTGAGACAGCTCCAGTCAGTTTTATGTCTCATCCGAATGACAGTGCCGAGAGGCGCTGTACTACGGTTGGTACCATCATGCCTCATACCGAAGCTAAAATCGTTCGACCTGGGGATGATACTTTGACTCCTCTGCCTATTGGGGAAAAAGGTGAAATTGTGGTTGCTGGGTACTTATTGATGAAAGAATATTACCGGGATGCTTCCAAAACTGCCGAGGCAATTGCCGTAGATGCTGATGGCAAGAGATGGATGAAAACTGGTGATGAGGGTCAAATTGATAAGGAAGGATTTTTAACGGTGACTGGCCGTATTAAAGATCTTATCATTCGTGGAGGTGAGAATATTCATCCTCTGGAGATCGAGAATGCTCTTTTTACGCATGACGCTGTTCTTCAAGCATCAGTAGTCGGGGTTCCTGATAAGAAATACGGAGAAGCTATCTGCGCTTTTATCGTCCTTGATCATACTCATAAGAAAGATCCCCCATCCATCAGAGAGATCCAGGAATTCGTCACTGAACGATTGGGCCATTATATGGCACCCAAGTACGTACACTACGTCGACGACTTCCCAAAAACGGCCAGTGGTAAGATCAGGAAAGTCGATCTGAAGCAGACTGCCATAGAACTTATGTAATCTATACTGAACTTGTGTTTACACTATTTACAATTTGGATCGCCGGTTATTGCATGCCAAAATGACCCCCTCTAATCTTATCAAATACAAGAGGAACACGATTTGCGGCAGGGCCTCAA
The Sugiyamaella lignohabitans strain CBS 10342 chromosome A, complete sequence genome window above contains:
- the PCS60 gene encoding Pcs60p (Oxalyl-CoA synthetase; capable of catalyzing conversion of oxalate to oxalyl-CoA; catalyzes first step in pathway of oxalate degradation that functions to protect yeast from inhibitory effects of oxalate; peroxisomal protein that binds mRNA; localizes to both peroxisomal peripheral membrane and matrix, expression is highly inducible by oleic acid; similar to E. coli long chain acyl-CoA synthetase; GO_component: GO:0005737 - cytoplasm [Evidence IDA] [PMID 11914276]; GO_component: GO:0016021 - integral component of membrane [Evidence ISM] [PMID 12192589]; GO_component: GO:0016020 - membrane [Evidence IEA]; GO_component: GO:0005782 - peroxisomal matrix [Evidence IEA]; GO_component: GO:0005782 - peroxisomal matrix [Evidence IDA] [PMID 8841414]; GO_component: GO:0005778 - peroxisomal membrane [Evidence IEA]; GO_component: GO:0005778 - peroxisomal membrane [Evidence IDA] [PMID 8841414]; GO_component: GO:0005777 - peroxisome [Evidence IEA]; GO_function: GO:0003824 - catalytic activity [Evidence IEA]; GO_function: GO:0016874 - ligase activity [Evidence IEA]; GO_function: GO:0003729 - mRNA binding [Evidence IDA] [PMID 20844764]; GO_function: GO:0050203 - oxalate-CoA ligase activity [Evidence IDA,IMP] [PMID 24291261]; GO_process: GO:0008152 - metabolic process [Evidence IEA]; GO_process: GO:0033611 - oxalate catabolic process [Evidence IDA,IMP] [PMID 24291261]) — encoded protein: MLLYSSIRNFVAGRSLSTVARVQCVAQRTARSRRNVANRYRNFTSSSSRYRFISEELSHVTGPTEPPLSSHTIGSLVEETAKNYGHLNAVISMHQNVELTYSELDRLSSIVATNLAEKYGIKKNDRVSVCAGNIWEYPVLQIGLAKLGAIMIPLNPAFTHGQFHAGMEGSGSKVLIIQSHLHRGRRKPARDMEPLIQEILSKKNSPDIEAIFVIPPTSSTPEGNAIKGDALSKLSAKHTSEFKFHRGTIPFSNLLEDITPKEYDTDCQDTINMQFTSGTTSAPKITSLSHYNLVNNGRFIGNRMGLSATQSHHPTGQDHMCIPVPMFHCFGLVLSNLCAWSTGSCLVYPSDAFDPIASLTSVRKYSCTTLHGVPTMFAAQLDLNDGQQRGYEYLRTGIAAGSSVPIEIMKRLSQELHLNELTICYGMTETAPVSFMSHPNDSAERRCTTVGTIMPHTEAKIVRPGDDTLTPLPIGEKGEIVVAGYLLMKEYYRDASKTAEAIAVDADGKRWMKTGDEGQIDKEGFLTVTGRIKDLIIRGGENIHPLEIENALFTHDAVLQASVVGVPDKKYGEAICAFIVLDHTHKKDPPSIREIQEFVTERLGHYMAPKYVHYVDDFPKTASGKIRKVDLKQTAIELM